In Periplaneta americana isolate PAMFEO1 chromosome 3, P.americana_PAMFEO1_priV1, whole genome shotgun sequence, the following are encoded in one genomic region:
- the LOC138696948 gene encoding uncharacterized protein: protein MRLGSSYTLLPLATLLLVGLRHVDATPEHERHVRSLFDGGLLGGITKILNPNRDGSSSSSDSRTSHLEFTGPLGLLKFNLDSSSANAASGSRGGGGGGGGGSYSSSNAASSANTAVGNGGSSAGSNAHSNAFGGGGGGGFSNSGASSNAASHFNGGGGFSNSGASSNAASQSHGGGGGFSNSGSSSQAQSNAYTNQGGGFGNPHHHKHHNRYENQIGGGFNGEFGFNGGGGFGQGGGFNQGGALHGGGGGGFNQGGGGGFGGSSGGSHSNSFSNSGSQAGGGGGLGGFVPNGGNQFNNGGGGLGGFYPSGSNSQASSNAGSQSSGGLGGFVPNGGNNQFNNNAGGGAGGFYQGGSNSQANSNAASQSSGGLGGFVPSGSNSQAGSNSASQAGGGLGGFYPGGSNSQSASNSGSQSGGGGGGFDSQSSAGSNAGSQSGGGGGGGFQGGYGGGDDAAIAEIFGGGGGGSGSNANSQSSSGSSANGGSGGSSSNAKSQSSSSANSGGFGGSSSGAKSDASSSSGSFGAGGGGSSSKSDSSSSSYSGSGGSRSSSHSSSSSNSDAIVFL from the coding sequence AGCGACATGTGAGATCCTTGTTTGACGGAGGTCTCCTCGGTGGTATAACCAAGATACTGAACCCCAACCGGGACGGATCAAGCTCCAGTTCAGACTCCCGGACTTCTCACCTGGAGTTCACAGGACCTCTGGGATTGCTCAAGTTCAACCTCGACTCTTCCAGTGCCAACGCAGCGTCTGGTAGCCGcggaggaggaggaggtggtgGTGGAGGCTCCTATTCGTCCTCCAATGCTGCGTCAAGCGCAAATACAGCCGTTGGAAACGGTGGAAGCTCAGCTGGTTCGAACGCCCACTCTAACGCATTCGGTGGTGGTGGAGGCGGTGGTTTTAGCAACAGTGGAGCGTCCTCAAATGCCGCCTCCCATTTCAACGGAGGAGGTGGTTTCAGCAACAGTGGAGCCTCATCAAATGCCGCCTCCCAGTCTCACGGTGGGGGCGGTGGTTTCAGCAACAGTGGATCCTCATCTCAAGCTCAAAGCAATGCATACACCAACCAGGGAGGTGGTTTCGGAAATCCGCACCATCACAAGCACCACAATCGCTATGAGAATCAGATAGGAGGTGGATTCAACGGTGAGTTTGGATTCAACGGAGGTGGTGGCTTTGGACAAGGTGGAGGATTTAATCAAGGAGGCGCACTACACGGAGGAGGTGGAGGAGGTTTCAACCAAGGAGGTGGAGGAGGTTTCGGAGGTTCTTCTGGAGGAAGCCATTCAAATTCTTTTAGTAATTCTGGTAGTCAagccggtggtggtggtggtttaggCGGTTTTGTTCCAAATGGAGGTAATCAGTTCAACAATGGAGGTGGTGGACTCGGTGGTTTCTACCCAAGTGGAAGTAATTCTCAGGCGAGTAGTAATGCAGGAAGTCAATCTTCTGGCGGTTTAGGCGGATTTGTTCCAAATGGAGGTAACAATCAGTTCAACAACAATGCTGGTGGTGGAGCGGGTGGTTTCTATCAAGGTGGAAGTAACTCTCAGGCGAACAGTAATGCAGCAAGTCAGTCTTCTGGCGGGTTAGGCGGTTTTGTTCCAAGTGGAAGTAACTCCCAGGCTGGTAGTAATTCAGCAAGTCAGGCAGGTGGTGGACTGGGTGGTTTTTACCCAGGCGGATCCAACTCTCAATCTGCAAGTAATTCTGGAAGTCAATCAGGCGGTGGAGGTGGAGGATTTGATAGTCAGTCTTCTGCAGGAAGTAACGCAGGGAGCCAGTCTGGtggtggaggaggaggaggtttCCAGGGAGGTTATGGAGGAGGCGACGATGCTGCAATCGCCGAAATatttggcggcggcggtggtggttcGGGAAGCAATGCTAACAGCCAGTCGTCTTCAGGCTCGTCAGCTAACGGAGGATCAGGTGGCTCTTCTAGCAATGCCAAGAGTCAGTCCTCATCATCTGCTAATTCTGGTGGTTTTGGCGGATCTTCTAGCGGCGCTAAGAGTGATGCTTCCTCGTCTTCGGGGTCATTCGGTGCTGGTGGTGGAGGTAGCAGTTCCAAGAGTGATTCGTCGTCCAGTTCGTATAGTGGGTCTGGAGGCTCCAGATCCTCCAGTCATTCCAGTTCCTCATCCAACAGTGATGCTATAGTATTCCTATAA